The Streptomyces sp. NBC_00236 DNA window GCCGCCACCTCGCACCGCGCGATCGTGGTGTCAGGCCTTGCGCGCGCGGGTCGTCTTCTTGGCCGCGGACTTCTTCGCCGCTGCCGTCCCGGTGGCCTTCGCCTTGGCCGTGGTGGCCTTCGCCGTCGCCGTCTTCCGCGCGGGGGCGGACTTCGCGGCGACCGCCTTCTTCGCGGCCGTCTTGCGCACCGGCTTGCGCGCTGCGGGCACGGCCGCCTCGCTGACCCGGTCCGCGTCCAGGATGCCCTGGAGGAACTTCCCGGTGTGGCTGGCGGGGACGCCCGCCACGAACTCCGGGGTGCCCTCGGCGATGACCAGGCCGCCGCCGTTGCCCCCCTCGGGGCCCATGTCGATGACCCAGTCGGCGGTCTTGATGACATCGAGGTTGTGCTCGATGACGATCACCGAGTTCCCCTTGTCGACCAGGCCGGAGAGCACCTTGATCAGCTTGGAGATGTCCTCGAAGTGCAGACCGGTGGTCGGTTCGTCCAGGACGTAGACCGTGCGTCCGGTGGAGCGCTTCTGGAGCTCGCTGGCGAGCTTCACCCGCTGGGCCTCACCGCCGGAGAGCGTCGGCGCGGACTGGCCGAGCCTGACGTATCCGAGACCGACCTCGTTGAGCGTGCGCAGGTGACGCGCGATGGTCGGGACGGCCTCGAAGAACTCCAGGCCCTCCTCGATCGGCATGTCCAGCACCTCGGCGATGGACTTGCCCTTGTAGTGGACCTCCAGGGTCTCCCGGTTGTAGCGCGCTCCGTGGCAGACCTCGCACGGGACGTACACGTCGGGCAGGAAGTTCATCTCGATCTTGATGGTGCCGTCGCCGGAGCAGTTCTCGCAGCGGCCGCCCTTCACGTTGAAGGAGAACCGGCCCGGGAGGTAGCCGCGGACCTTGGCCTCCATCGTCTCCGCGAACAGCCGGCGGACGTGGTCGAAGACGCCGGTGTACGTCGCCGGGTTGGACCGGGGCGTCCGGCCGATGGGCGACTGGTCGACGTGCACCACCTTGTCGACGAGGTCGTCCCCGTCGACCCGGGTGTGGCGGCCGGGCACCGACTTGGCGCCGTTCAGCTCGCGGGCCAGGTGGGTGTAGAGGATGTCGTTGACCAGGGTCGACTTCCCGGAGCCGGAGACGCCGGTCACGGCGGTCAGCACGCCGAGCGGGAAGGAGACGTCGATGTCCTGGAGGTTGTTCTCCCGGGCACCGTGGACCGTGAGCAGGCGCGAGGGGTCGACGGGGCGCCGGATCTCGGGCATCGCGATCGACTTCTTGCCGGTCAGATACTGACCGGTGATCGACTTGTCGTTGGCCAGCAGCTCCTTGAGCGATCCGGAGTGGACCACCTTGCCGCCGTGCTCCCCGGCGCCGGGGCCGATGTCGACGACCCAGTCGGCGACCTTGATGGTGTCCTCGTCGTGCTCGACGACGATGAGCGTGTTGCCCATGTCGCGGAGGCGGACCAGGGTCTCGATCAGCCGGTGGTTGTCGCGCTGGTGCAGGCCGATGGACGGCTCGTCCAGCACGTACAGCACACCGACCAGACCGGAGCCGATCTGGGTGGCGAGCCGGATGCGCTGCGCCTCGCCGCCGGACAGGGTGCCCGCCGCGCGGTTCAGCGAGAGGTAGTCGAGGCCGACGTCGACCAGGAACTTCAGCCGCTCGTTGACCTCCTTGAGCACCCGCTCGGCGATCTTCTTGTCACGGGCGTTCAGCTTCATGCGGCCGAGGAACTCGGCGCACTCGCTGATCGACATCGCGGCGACCTGGGCGATGGACTTCTCCATCACCGTGACCGCGAGGACGATCGGCTTGAGCCGGGTGCCCTCACAGGTCGGACAGGGCACCTCGCGCATGTAGCCCTCGAAGCGCTCCCGGCTGGAGTCGCTCTCCGCCTCGGAGTGCCGCCTCTTGACGAACTGCACCGCACCTTCGAAGGAGGGCGTGGTGTAGGCGCGCTCGCGCCCGTACCGGTTGCGGTAGCGGACCTCGGTCTGGATCTTGTGGCCGAAGAGCAGGGCCTTCTTGGCGCGCTGCGGCAGCCCGGCCCAGGGGATGTCCGTACGGAATCCGAGGGCTTCGGCCAGGGCGTTGATCTGGCGGCCGAAGTACTCCTTGGTGTGGCCGTGCGACCAGGGGTGGATCGCGCCCTCGTCGAGGGACTTGTCCTCGTCCGGGACGATCAGCTCCGGGTCGACCTCCATCCGCGTGCCGATGCCCGTGCAGTCGGGGCAGGCGCCGAAGGGGGAGTTGAAGGAGAAGGAGCGCGGCTCCAGCTCCTCGAACGAGAGGTCGTCGTACGGGCAGTAGAGGTGCTCGGAGTACATCCGCTCACGCTCGGGGTCGTCCTCGGGGAGGTCGACGAAGTCGAGCACGACCATGCCGCCGGAGAGGCCCAGCGCGGTCTCGACCGAGTCGGTCAGCCGGCGCTTGGCGCTGTCCTTCACCGTGAGGCGGTCGATGACCACCTCGATGGTGTGCTTCTCCTGCTTCTTGAGCGTGGGCGGCTCGGAGAGCTGGATGGTCGCGCCGTCGACCCTGGCCCTGCTGTACCCCTTGGTCTGCAGGTCGGCGAAGAGGTCGACGAACTCGCCCTTGCGCTCGCGGACCAGCGGCGAGAGCACCTGGAAGCGGCTGCCCTCGGGCAGGCCGAGGACCTTGTCCACGATGGCCTGCGGCGACTGGCGCGAAATGGGACGGCCGCACTCGGGACAGTGCGGCTTGCCGATCCTGGCGAAGAGCAGCCGGAGGTAGTCGTAGACCTCGGTGATCGTGCCGACCGTCGAGC harbors:
- the uvrA gene encoding excinuclease ABC subunit UvrA, with translation MADRLIVRGAREHNLKNVSLDLPRDSLIVFTGLSGSGKSSLAFDTIFAEGQRRYVESLSSYARQFLGQMDKPDVDFIEGLSPAVSIDQKSTSRNPRSTVGTITEVYDYLRLLFARIGKPHCPECGRPISRQSPQAIVDKVLGLPEGSRFQVLSPLVRERKGEFVDLFADLQTKGYSRARVDGATIQLSEPPTLKKQEKHTIEVVIDRLTVKDSAKRRLTDSVETALGLSGGMVVLDFVDLPEDDPERERMYSEHLYCPYDDLSFEELEPRSFSFNSPFGACPDCTGIGTRMEVDPELIVPDEDKSLDEGAIHPWSHGHTKEYFGRQINALAEALGFRTDIPWAGLPQRAKKALLFGHKIQTEVRYRNRYGRERAYTTPSFEGAVQFVKRRHSEAESDSSRERFEGYMREVPCPTCEGTRLKPIVLAVTVMEKSIAQVAAMSISECAEFLGRMKLNARDKKIAERVLKEVNERLKFLVDVGLDYLSLNRAAGTLSGGEAQRIRLATQIGSGLVGVLYVLDEPSIGLHQRDNHRLIETLVRLRDMGNTLIVVEHDEDTIKVADWVVDIGPGAGEHGGKVVHSGSLKELLANDKSITGQYLTGKKSIAMPEIRRPVDPSRLLTVHGARENNLQDIDVSFPLGVLTAVTGVSGSGKSTLVNDILYTHLARELNGAKSVPGRHTRVDGDDLVDKVVHVDQSPIGRTPRSNPATYTGVFDHVRRLFAETMEAKVRGYLPGRFSFNVKGGRCENCSGDGTIKIEMNFLPDVYVPCEVCHGARYNRETLEVHYKGKSIAEVLDMPIEEGLEFFEAVPTIARHLRTLNEVGLGYVRLGQSAPTLSGGEAQRVKLASELQKRSTGRTVYVLDEPTTGLHFEDISKLIKVLSGLVDKGNSVIVIEHNLDVIKTADWVIDMGPEGGNGGGLVIAEGTPEFVAGVPASHTGKFLQGILDADRVSEAAVPAARKPVRKTAAKKAVAAKSAPARKTATAKATTAKAKATGTAAAKKSAAKKTTRARKA